In Tenebrio molitor chromosome 6, icTenMoli1.1, whole genome shotgun sequence, one genomic interval encodes:
- the LOC138133630 gene encoding proteoglycan 4 isoform X1, with amino-acid sequence MMSWWLLLCVLEVWVLASSASEDRKIHRLVGGHLRIFHEDPHDGELLETLASGSKSKKSHKGDDEEKKTLSQQVADGKYGLIQKELFAKPSKRPGVISYDNNPEVPKDNSNNLGGLTKNEIWLAENHLLVLKGGTYPPHEDKNDHSATTWPAIDDYKAPLRQVKIPAHPKVPPPFPVQLTDDGPLQILGTNSSRTINGTFNKETFAILPPEGYEPGPYLPPGYSHPPNATSGQDPYRIPGVPPGEYLPGSPFPPFNLNGTLPPFFASLPPGAAILPPPNQTEPFDEDDPSIYYPPPYSFYYPKDNSSAVPAGPLVPGIILPPPPNFFGPLEGTTTRKPTTTRKPTTTTRKSGRHRIKTTTTPLPQIHPTTTPIPPTSVLNDKTTRKSVRILPVHIPAEINNELNPVVTTSRPKVVTILSVRPQVTKNRTTPPRKQKTRPPTVTILKPVKPSSAPPKVYVYDNEVSGVYRPPSRVKSVISTTQVPLKVYYSTSNDIETNSITHPPENYHIGVSSPRRVKTTTKSPAQYYYYEEQKPREVTTRKPFYDIPQEYYLPAKQSNAAPPVQQQQQKYIYVPTRSYNTQRPRYRFVQQTPKTDSFSIHIARLQKQIHQYYTTPRPTYRPTHSPPKPVYQFSFEAANYRQPQRPQVEDPQDRFRPLPKYSVQIQPAIEIIPTEAPVYKNKPQPNYYRQTTERPIASKYYNPPRPDYEYEDDVEEQNRNIQTPRPLNQFGYDVTPNPIYQGFYTKPDEGFFDENTKQYFTTFGQKLAGATTPMPQTAQSVQRQRKPEQYRQQKPISLEGDTAVNYLPPRPAVNPDAEFIPVNPNQQRINYPQVVKYAPRPAEYAQETRQKDRGAEIVKAVNVPTAEGQPGSFISYQLPGDDGAHFYFLTPQLAQSRDQGAGYYYSQPNAPRIRRNKER; translated from the exons ATG aTGTCCTGGTGGCTTCTATTGTGCGTGCTAGAAGTTTGGGTCCTTGCCTCTTCAGCAAGCGAGGATAGAAAAATCCATAGACTAGTCGGCGGCCATCTTAGGATATTCCACGAAGACCCCCACGACGGAGAACTTTTGGAAACTCTAGCGAGCGGTTCGAAAAGCAAAAAGTCACACAAGGGCGACGACGAAGAGAAGAAGACTCTATCGCAACAAGTGGCCGACGGGAAGTACGGTCTGATCCAGAAGGAACTCTTCGCCAAGCCGTCGAAACGACCCGGCGTGATCAGTTACGACAACAATCCGGAAGTTCCCAAAGACAACAGCAACAATCTCGGCGGACTGACGAAGAACGAGATATGGCTGGCCGAAAACCACCTTTTGGTACTGAAGGGCGGCACTTATCCGCCTCACGAGGACAAGAACGACCATTCGGCGACGACGTGGCCTGCCATCGACGATTACAAAGCGCCCCTTCGTCAAGTGAAAATCCCGGCGCACCCCAAAGTCCCACCGCCATTTCCAGTCCAACTTACCGACGACGGTCCGCTGCAAATCCTGGGCACAAATTCTTCGCGAACGATTAATGGCACGTTCAACAAAGAAACCTTCGCCATACTTCCCCCCGAAGGCTACGAACCGGGTCCGTACCTCCCGCCTGGTTATTCACATCCGCCCAACGCTACTTCCGGGCAAGATCCGTACCGAATACCTGGAGTCCCTCCGGGGGAGTACCTTCCGGGGTCGCCGTTCCCCCCTTTCAATTTGAACGGTACCTTGCCTCCTTTCTTCGCTTCTTTACCCCCGGGCGCGGCGATCCTGCCCCCTCCCAATCAAACCGAACCCTTCGACGAAGACGACCCTTCAATCTACTATCCTCCGCCCTACAGTTTCTACTACCCAAAGGATAATTCGTCGGCGGTGCCGGCCGGACCTCTGGTACCCGGGATCATTCTACCGCCGCCGCCGAATTTCTTCGGACCGCTCGAAGGCACAACCACCAGGAAACCGACCACCACGAGAAAACCCACCACCACGACGAGAAAATCGGGCAGGCACAGAATCAAAACGACAACAACTCCCCTGCCTCAGATCCACCCGACCACGACACCAATACCACCGACTTCCGTACTGAACGACAAAACGACGAGGAAATCTGTCAGGATACTTCCTGTTCACATTCCTGCGGAAATCAACAACGAACTGAATCCCGTAGTTACGACGAGTCGACCTAAAGTTGTAACAATTTTGTCAGTGCGCCCTCAAGTTACCAAAAACCGAACGACTCCACCGAGAAAGCAAAAAACGCGACCACCAACTGTGACCATATTGAAACCGGTCAAACCTTCGAGTGCTCCACCGAAAGTTTACGTTTACGACAATGAAGTTTCGGGCGTGTACAGACCTCCATCTAGAGTGAAATCAGTCATTAGTACGACGCAAGTGCCGCTCAAAGTGTATTACAGTACTTCCAACGATATCGAGACAAACTCGATAACACATCCGCCAGAGAACTACCACATCGGAGTGTCTAGTCCACGCAGAGTCAAGACCACGACGAAATCTCCTGCTCAATACTATTACTATGAGGAACAAAAACCCAGGGAGGTTACAACGAGGAAGCCATTCTACGATATCCCTCAAGAGTACTACCTACCGGCGAAACAATCGAATGCTGCACCACCGGTTCAGCAACAACAACAGAAATACATTTACGTGCCGACTCGTTCTTACAACACGCAAAGACCTCGTTATCGTTTCGTACAACAAACACCAAAAACTGATTCGTTCAGTATTCATATCGCGAGGTTACAGAAACAAATCCACCAGTACTACACCACCCCGAGACCGACTTACAGACCGACTCACTCCCCCCCCAAACCGGTCTACCAATTCAGTTTCGAAGCCGCGAATTATCGACAGCCTCAGAGACCTCAAGTCGAAGACCCCCAAGACAGATTTAGACCTCTGCCGAAATACAGCGTGCAAATACAACCGGCCATCGAGATAATACCGACTGAAGCTCCAGTCTACAAGAACAAACCACAACCGAACTACTATCGACAAACCACAGAACGACCAATCGCGTCGAAATACTACAACCCCCCGAGACCCGACTACGAGTACGAAGACGACGTCGAGGAGCAGAACAGAAACATCCAGACACCCCGTCCGCTCAATCAGTTCGGATACGACGTCACTCCGAACCCGATCTACCAAGGCTTCTACACCAAACCGGACGAGGGTTTCTTCGACGAAAACACCAAGCAGTATTTCACAACATTCGGACAGAAACTGGCCGGCGCCACGACTCCCATGCCTCAAACTGCTCAATCCGTGCAGAGGCAACGAAAACCCGAACAGTATCGACAACAGAAACCGATCAGTTTGGAGGGCGACACCGCCGTCAACTACCTTCCTCCGCGTCCCGCAGTCAACCCTGACGCCGAATTCATCCCCGTCAACCCGAACCAACAGAGGATCAACTATCCCCAAGTGGTGAAGTACGCACCCAGACCCGCTGAGTACGCTCAAGAGACGCGCCAGAAGGATCGAGGGGCCGAGATCGTGAAAGCCGTGAACGTACCCACGGCCGAAGGGCAGCCGGGCTCGTTCATATCTTATCAGCTGCCGGGAGACGACGGTGCCCACTTCTACTTTCTGACGCCGCAATTGGCCCAAAGTCGCGATCAAGGGGCCGGCTATTACTATTCGCAACCGAACGCGCCGAGAATACGACGGAACAAGGAGAGATGA
- the LOC138133630 gene encoding proteoglycan 4 isoform X2 has protein sequence MSWWLLLCVLEVWVLASSASEDRKIHRLVGGHLRIFHEDPHDGELLETLASGSKSKKSHKGDDEEKKTLSQQVADGKYGLIQKELFAKPSKRPGVISYDNNPEVPKDNSNNLGGLTKNEIWLAENHLLVLKGGTYPPHEDKNDHSATTWPAIDDYKAPLRQVKIPAHPKVPPPFPVQLTDDGPLQILGTNSSRTINGTFNKETFAILPPEGYEPGPYLPPGYSHPPNATSGQDPYRIPGVPPGEYLPGSPFPPFNLNGTLPPFFASLPPGAAILPPPNQTEPFDEDDPSIYYPPPYSFYYPKDNSSAVPAGPLVPGIILPPPPNFFGPLEGTTTRKPTTTRKPTTTTRKSGRHRIKTTTTPLPQIHPTTTPIPPTSVLNDKTTRKSVRILPVHIPAEINNELNPVVTTSRPKVVTILSVRPQVTKNRTTPPRKQKTRPPTVTILKPVKPSSAPPKVYVYDNEVSGVYRPPSRVKSVISTTQVPLKVYYSTSNDIETNSITHPPENYHIGVSSPRRVKTTTKSPAQYYYYEEQKPREVTTRKPFYDIPQEYYLPAKQSNAAPPVQQQQQKYIYVPTRSYNTQRPRYRFVQQTPKTDSFSIHIARLQKQIHQYYTTPRPTYRPTHSPPKPVYQFSFEAANYRQPQRPQVEDPQDRFRPLPKYSVQIQPAIEIIPTEAPVYKNKPQPNYYRQTTERPIASKYYNPPRPDYEYEDDVEEQNRNIQTPRPLNQFGYDVTPNPIYQGFYTKPDEGFFDENTKQYFTTFGQKLAGATTPMPQTAQSVQRQRKPEQYRQQKPISLEGDTAVNYLPPRPAVNPDAEFIPVNPNQQRINYPQVVKYAPRPAEYAQETRQKDRGAEIVKAVNVPTAEGQPGSFISYQLPGDDGAHFYFLTPQLAQSRDQGAGYYYSQPNAPRIRRNKER, from the coding sequence aTGTCCTGGTGGCTTCTATTGTGCGTGCTAGAAGTTTGGGTCCTTGCCTCTTCAGCAAGCGAGGATAGAAAAATCCATAGACTAGTCGGCGGCCATCTTAGGATATTCCACGAAGACCCCCACGACGGAGAACTTTTGGAAACTCTAGCGAGCGGTTCGAAAAGCAAAAAGTCACACAAGGGCGACGACGAAGAGAAGAAGACTCTATCGCAACAAGTGGCCGACGGGAAGTACGGTCTGATCCAGAAGGAACTCTTCGCCAAGCCGTCGAAACGACCCGGCGTGATCAGTTACGACAACAATCCGGAAGTTCCCAAAGACAACAGCAACAATCTCGGCGGACTGACGAAGAACGAGATATGGCTGGCCGAAAACCACCTTTTGGTACTGAAGGGCGGCACTTATCCGCCTCACGAGGACAAGAACGACCATTCGGCGACGACGTGGCCTGCCATCGACGATTACAAAGCGCCCCTTCGTCAAGTGAAAATCCCGGCGCACCCCAAAGTCCCACCGCCATTTCCAGTCCAACTTACCGACGACGGTCCGCTGCAAATCCTGGGCACAAATTCTTCGCGAACGATTAATGGCACGTTCAACAAAGAAACCTTCGCCATACTTCCCCCCGAAGGCTACGAACCGGGTCCGTACCTCCCGCCTGGTTATTCACATCCGCCCAACGCTACTTCCGGGCAAGATCCGTACCGAATACCTGGAGTCCCTCCGGGGGAGTACCTTCCGGGGTCGCCGTTCCCCCCTTTCAATTTGAACGGTACCTTGCCTCCTTTCTTCGCTTCTTTACCCCCGGGCGCGGCGATCCTGCCCCCTCCCAATCAAACCGAACCCTTCGACGAAGACGACCCTTCAATCTACTATCCTCCGCCCTACAGTTTCTACTACCCAAAGGATAATTCGTCGGCGGTGCCGGCCGGACCTCTGGTACCCGGGATCATTCTACCGCCGCCGCCGAATTTCTTCGGACCGCTCGAAGGCACAACCACCAGGAAACCGACCACCACGAGAAAACCCACCACCACGACGAGAAAATCGGGCAGGCACAGAATCAAAACGACAACAACTCCCCTGCCTCAGATCCACCCGACCACGACACCAATACCACCGACTTCCGTACTGAACGACAAAACGACGAGGAAATCTGTCAGGATACTTCCTGTTCACATTCCTGCGGAAATCAACAACGAACTGAATCCCGTAGTTACGACGAGTCGACCTAAAGTTGTAACAATTTTGTCAGTGCGCCCTCAAGTTACCAAAAACCGAACGACTCCACCGAGAAAGCAAAAAACGCGACCACCAACTGTGACCATATTGAAACCGGTCAAACCTTCGAGTGCTCCACCGAAAGTTTACGTTTACGACAATGAAGTTTCGGGCGTGTACAGACCTCCATCTAGAGTGAAATCAGTCATTAGTACGACGCAAGTGCCGCTCAAAGTGTATTACAGTACTTCCAACGATATCGAGACAAACTCGATAACACATCCGCCAGAGAACTACCACATCGGAGTGTCTAGTCCACGCAGAGTCAAGACCACGACGAAATCTCCTGCTCAATACTATTACTATGAGGAACAAAAACCCAGGGAGGTTACAACGAGGAAGCCATTCTACGATATCCCTCAAGAGTACTACCTACCGGCGAAACAATCGAATGCTGCACCACCGGTTCAGCAACAACAACAGAAATACATTTACGTGCCGACTCGTTCTTACAACACGCAAAGACCTCGTTATCGTTTCGTACAACAAACACCAAAAACTGATTCGTTCAGTATTCATATCGCGAGGTTACAGAAACAAATCCACCAGTACTACACCACCCCGAGACCGACTTACAGACCGACTCACTCCCCCCCCAAACCGGTCTACCAATTCAGTTTCGAAGCCGCGAATTATCGACAGCCTCAGAGACCTCAAGTCGAAGACCCCCAAGACAGATTTAGACCTCTGCCGAAATACAGCGTGCAAATACAACCGGCCATCGAGATAATACCGACTGAAGCTCCAGTCTACAAGAACAAACCACAACCGAACTACTATCGACAAACCACAGAACGACCAATCGCGTCGAAATACTACAACCCCCCGAGACCCGACTACGAGTACGAAGACGACGTCGAGGAGCAGAACAGAAACATCCAGACACCCCGTCCGCTCAATCAGTTCGGATACGACGTCACTCCGAACCCGATCTACCAAGGCTTCTACACCAAACCGGACGAGGGTTTCTTCGACGAAAACACCAAGCAGTATTTCACAACATTCGGACAGAAACTGGCCGGCGCCACGACTCCCATGCCTCAAACTGCTCAATCCGTGCAGAGGCAACGAAAACCCGAACAGTATCGACAACAGAAACCGATCAGTTTGGAGGGCGACACCGCCGTCAACTACCTTCCTCCGCGTCCCGCAGTCAACCCTGACGCCGAATTCATCCCCGTCAACCCGAACCAACAGAGGATCAACTATCCCCAAGTGGTGAAGTACGCACCCAGACCCGCTGAGTACGCTCAAGAGACGCGCCAGAAGGATCGAGGGGCCGAGATCGTGAAAGCCGTGAACGTACCCACGGCCGAAGGGCAGCCGGGCTCGTTCATATCTTATCAGCTGCCGGGAGACGACGGTGCCCACTTCTACTTTCTGACGCCGCAATTGGCCCAAAGTCGCGATCAAGGGGCCGGCTATTACTATTCGCAACCGAACGCGCCGAGAATACGACGGAACAAGGAGAGATGA
- the Polr3C gene encoding DNA-directed RNA polymerase III subunit RPC3 isoform X1, with protein sequence MSVQYGKVVSLILLERFGPVVEKVGTYLYQYGTVPLLYIKKNTNLPLSKVKEALCILIKYRLVTFTPNRNENIANYTLQHDRVLLTLRYAKYINLIKKKFGNECEMIVEELLQRSYWTASELILKVIERIKRDHNKIVTILALREKFFSLVTAQYLIRLPFSREDKPVPNLILEESEQFVPPPIDLKKMTSVQNNSEPVDSLPDKDVYWTVNFDRFHQDMRDKLIVNAFTKKFDENGGEFVRLLLQQMYMRTSPWAEVSNPVPIVEIRDIVRKQATHQHLLAFFDQYVNVLEQDNSNLIRQAGEAGGGSFQIFLKETFTKFAEETVEQVVLEKFDTKAARIFRLVKSKKYIEPDQIQQLAMIPAKEAKRLSYQLLEENFLQVQDLKKSSSNGPNKCFTLFHVDFDQIIRMILELCYKTLFNIMTRKNHERLVHKRIIDKKQRVDTIIMGMRAQGAAEEQLSDIEEMITPPEKEILQQIDLTMKKLNSVELEIDETIFLLQMYLIYQ encoded by the exons atGTCTGTCCAGTACGGCAAAGTGGTCTCCCTTATTTTATTGGAGAGATTTGGTCCCGTTGTGGAAAAAGTCGGAACATATTTATATCAGTACGGTACTGTACCTCTTTTGTATATtaagaaaaacacaaatttacCGCTATCAAAG GTGAAGGAAGctttatgtattttaattaaatatcgATTAGTGACATTTACACCTAATCGCAATGAGAATATAGCAAACTATACATTGCAACATGACCGTGTCCTTCTAACGCTCCGATATGCCAAATATATAAATTTGATTAAGAAGAAATTTGGGAATGAATGTGAAATGATTGTTGAGGAATTGTTGCAAAGAAGTTACTGGACAGCTTCAGAATTAATCCTGAAAGTAATAGAAAGGATAAAAAGGGACCACAACAAAATTGTGACAATTTTAGCATTAAGAGAGAAGTTTTTTTCACTGGTGACTGCTCAGTATTTGATAAGACTACCATTTAGTAGAGAAGATAAACCTGTCCCTAATTTAATACTTGAAGAAAGTGAACAATTTGTACCACCTCCGATTGATCTGAAAAAAATGACTTCGGTACAAAATAACAGTGAACCTGTTGACTCTTTGCCTGATAAAGATGTTTACTGGACTGTTAATTTTGATAGGTTTCATCAAGACATGAGggacaaattaattgttaatgCTTTTACAAAAAAGTTTGATGAAAATGGTGGAGAATTTGTCAGACTGTTGCTGCAACAAATGTACATGAGGACCAGCCCATGGGCTGAGGTCTCAAATCCTGTCCCGATAGTTGAAATTAGGGATATTGTTAGGAAACAAGCTACTCATCAACATTTATTAGCATTTTTTGACCAGTATGTTAATGTTTTGg AGCAGGATAATTCAAACTTGATCAGGCAAGCTGGGGAGGCTGGTGGTGgctcatttcaaattttcctCAAAGAAACCTTCACCAAGTTTGCTGAGGAAACTGTTGAACAAGTagttttggaaaaattcgACACCAAAGCGGCACGAATTTTCCGTCTGGTCaagtcaaaaaaatatatagaacCTGATCAGATACAACAGTTGGCAATGATCCCAGCAAAGGAAGCAAAACGCCTCTCTTATCAACTGTTGGAAGAGAATTTCTTGCAAGTGCAAGACTTGAAGAAGTCCTCTAGCAACGGTCCCAATAAATGCTTCACTTTATTCCATGTAGATTTTGACCAAATTATTAGAATGATCTTAGAACTGTGTTACAAGACTTTGTTTAATATTATGACCAGGAAAAATCACGAAAGATTGGTTCACAAGAGAATTATCGATAAGAAACAGAGAGTGGATACAATTATTATGGGAATGAGGGCGCAAGGAGCGGCGGAAGAGCAGTTGTCAGAT ATTGAAGAAATGATCACGCCTCCAGAGAAGGAGATTTTGCAGCAGATCGACTTAACAATGAAGAAGCTGAACAGCGTGGAGCTAGAAATCGacgaaacaatatttttactaCAAATGTATTTAATATACCAATAA
- the Polr3C gene encoding DNA-directed RNA polymerase III subunit RPC3 isoform X3, with product MLMFWDNSNLIRQAGEAGGGSFQIFLKETFTKFAEETVEQVVLEKFDTKAARIFRLVKSKKYIEPDQIQQLAMIPAKEAKRLSYQLLEENFLQVQDLKKSSSNGPNKCFTLFHVDFDQIIRMILELCYKTLFNIMTRKNHERLVHKRIIDKKQRVDTIIMGMRAQGAAEEQLSDIEEMITPPEKEILQQIDLTMKKLNSVELEIDETIFLLQMYLIYQ from the exons ATGTTAATGTTTTGg GATAATTCAAACTTGATCAGGCAAGCTGGGGAGGCTGGTGGTGgctcatttcaaattttcctCAAAGAAACCTTCACCAAGTTTGCTGAGGAAACTGTTGAACAAGTagttttggaaaaattcgACACCAAAGCGGCACGAATTTTCCGTCTGGTCaagtcaaaaaaatatatagaacCTGATCAGATACAACAGTTGGCAATGATCCCAGCAAAGGAAGCAAAACGCCTCTCTTATCAACTGTTGGAAGAGAATTTCTTGCAAGTGCAAGACTTGAAGAAGTCCTCTAGCAACGGTCCCAATAAATGCTTCACTTTATTCCATGTAGATTTTGACCAAATTATTAGAATGATCTTAGAACTGTGTTACAAGACTTTGTTTAATATTATGACCAGGAAAAATCACGAAAGATTGGTTCACAAGAGAATTATCGATAAGAAACAGAGAGTGGATACAATTATTATGGGAATGAGGGCGCAAGGAGCGGCGGAAGAGCAGTTGTCAGAT ATTGAAGAAATGATCACGCCTCCAGAGAAGGAGATTTTGCAGCAGATCGACTTAACAATGAAGAAGCTGAACAGCGTGGAGCTAGAAATCGacgaaacaatatttttactaCAAATGTATTTAATATACCAATAA
- the Polr3C gene encoding DNA-directed RNA polymerase III subunit RPC3 isoform X2 has product MSVQYGKVVSLILLERFGPVVEKVGTYLYQYGTVPLLYIKKNTNLPLSKVKEALCILIKYRLVTFTPNRNENIANYTLQHDRVLLTLRYAKYINLIKKKFGNECEMIVEELLQRSYWTASELILKVIERIKRDHNKIVTILALREKFFSLVTAQYLIRLPFSREDKPVPNLILEESEQFVPPPIDLKKMTSVQNNSEPVDSLPDKDVYWTVNFDRFHQDMRDKLIVNAFTKKFDENGGEFVRLLLQQMYMRTSPWAEVSNPVPIVEIRDIVRKQATHQHLLAFFDQYVNVLG; this is encoded by the exons atGTCTGTCCAGTACGGCAAAGTGGTCTCCCTTATTTTATTGGAGAGATTTGGTCCCGTTGTGGAAAAAGTCGGAACATATTTATATCAGTACGGTACTGTACCTCTTTTGTATATtaagaaaaacacaaatttacCGCTATCAAAG GTGAAGGAAGctttatgtattttaattaaatatcgATTAGTGACATTTACACCTAATCGCAATGAGAATATAGCAAACTATACATTGCAACATGACCGTGTCCTTCTAACGCTCCGATATGCCAAATATATAAATTTGATTAAGAAGAAATTTGGGAATGAATGTGAAATGATTGTTGAGGAATTGTTGCAAAGAAGTTACTGGACAGCTTCAGAATTAATCCTGAAAGTAATAGAAAGGATAAAAAGGGACCACAACAAAATTGTGACAATTTTAGCATTAAGAGAGAAGTTTTTTTCACTGGTGACTGCTCAGTATTTGATAAGACTACCATTTAGTAGAGAAGATAAACCTGTCCCTAATTTAATACTTGAAGAAAGTGAACAATTTGTACCACCTCCGATTGATCTGAAAAAAATGACTTCGGTACAAAATAACAGTGAACCTGTTGACTCTTTGCCTGATAAAGATGTTTACTGGACTGTTAATTTTGATAGGTTTCATCAAGACATGAGggacaaattaattgttaatgCTTTTACAAAAAAGTTTGATGAAAATGGTGGAGAATTTGTCAGACTGTTGCTGCAACAAATGTACATGAGGACCAGCCCATGGGCTGAGGTCTCAAATCCTGTCCCGATAGTTGAAATTAGGGATATTGTTAGGAAACAAGCTACTCATCAACATTTATTAGCATTTTTTGACCAGTATGTTAATGTTTTGg GATAA